In one window of Haloterrigena salifodinae DNA:
- a CDS encoding bifunctional metallophosphatase/5'-nucleotidase has translation MTDRTTDIERRRLLGYAGATGVTALAGCLFGEETTDDEGDGDENATDSDESDSEETEPEESTDDGSTTTVRLLHDTHLHGSMGSPDEALNVANYFGLMDDLAADAPDGNALVVGNGDDLHTSVESSVFDGGHIVSLFNAAPLEYDTYGNHEFDNGPASLRENVADSEFTWVSANVCDERTGDVFAAEDGAERYAVEEIGGVRFGITGLAPADTPEVSSVGDHVDVLEPETAAADVVGELRDEGADVVVLLSHLASPVAEDLVAAVDGIDVAVGDHAAVVRDEPMAVNDTVVSLVGDEFDYVGRLDLEVGSDGLVDHSFRRFDLAELVENGDVTPHEEVQSLLESYEADLEAELDVVIGETTEPLDVRTETVRREESNFGNWLTDVVRADLEADVALQNGGGIRSDELYPAGDISRRTIVDILPFPNRTVKLEVSGATLREAIELGVSAVAEGHGRFSQVSGMAYAYDPNAPAGERVAAISVGGEPLETDATYELATNDFVAGGGDGYEMFADSDVLVPADEGTLLSALAIEAIQEAEVIGPETEGRIEIV, from the coding sequence ATGACCGACCGGACGACCGATATCGAACGGCGGCGACTGCTGGGGTACGCCGGCGCGACGGGCGTCACCGCGCTGGCGGGATGCCTGTTCGGCGAGGAAACGACGGACGACGAGGGGGACGGAGACGAGAACGCCACCGATTCGGACGAGTCCGATTCCGAAGAGACGGAGCCAGAGGAGTCGACCGACGACGGGTCGACGACGACCGTCCGACTGCTCCACGATACGCACTTGCACGGATCGATGGGGAGTCCCGATGAGGCGCTCAACGTCGCGAATTACTTCGGGCTGATGGACGATCTCGCCGCCGACGCGCCCGACGGGAACGCGCTCGTCGTCGGGAACGGCGACGATCTGCACACGTCCGTCGAGTCCTCGGTCTTCGACGGCGGCCACATCGTCTCGCTGTTCAACGCGGCCCCCCTCGAGTACGACACGTACGGCAACCACGAGTTCGACAACGGCCCGGCGAGCCTCCGCGAGAACGTGGCCGACAGCGAATTCACGTGGGTGAGCGCCAACGTCTGCGACGAGCGCACCGGCGACGTCTTCGCCGCTGAGGACGGCGCCGAGCGCTACGCCGTCGAGGAGATCGGCGGCGTCCGGTTCGGGATCACTGGACTCGCGCCGGCAGACACGCCCGAGGTCTCCTCCGTCGGCGACCACGTCGACGTCCTCGAGCCGGAGACTGCGGCCGCGGACGTCGTCGGCGAACTGCGCGACGAGGGGGCGGACGTGGTCGTCCTGCTCTCGCACCTCGCCAGTCCCGTCGCTGAGGATCTAGTCGCGGCCGTCGACGGCATCGACGTCGCCGTCGGCGACCACGCCGCCGTCGTGCGCGACGAGCCGATGGCGGTGAACGACACCGTCGTCTCCCTCGTCGGCGACGAGTTCGACTACGTCGGCCGCCTCGACCTCGAGGTCGGGAGCGACGGACTCGTCGATCACTCGTTCCGACGCTTCGACCTCGCCGAACTGGTCGAGAATGGCGACGTGACGCCCCACGAGGAGGTTCAGTCGCTGCTCGAGAGCTACGAGGCCGACCTTGAGGCGGAACTCGACGTCGTCATCGGGGAAACGACCGAACCCTTGGACGTACGGACCGAAACGGTTCGCAGGGAGGAGTCGAACTTCGGGAACTGGCTGACCGACGTCGTGCGCGCGGACCTTGAGGCCGACGTCGCCCTCCAGAACGGCGGCGGCATCCGCAGCGACGAGCTGTACCCGGCCGGCGATATCTCCAGACGGACGATCGTCGACATTCTCCCGTTTCCGAATCGGACGGTGAAACTCGAGGTTTCGGGCGCGACGCTTCGCGAGGCGATCGAACTCGGCGTGAGTGCGGTTGCGGAGGGTCACGGTCGGTTCTCGCAGGTCAGCGGCATGGCCTACGCCTACGATCCGAACGCACCCGCCGGCGAGCGCGTCGCTGCGATCTCGGTCGGCGGCGAGCCCCTCGAGACCGACGCGACGTACGAACTCGCGACGAACGACTTCGTCGCGGGCGGCGGCGATGGCTACGAGATGTTCGCGGACAGCGACGTGCTCGTCCCCGCCGACGAGGGGACGCTGCTCTCGGCGCTTGCGATCGAGGCCATCCAGGAGGCCGAGGTCATCGGACCCGAAACGGAGGGACGGATCGAGATCGTCTGA
- the rio1 gene encoding serine/threonine-protein kinase Rio1, whose protein sequence is MGEGTEYGLVDLEEVETPGDEWEEIDVSDTEADRIARKRDREFEQFEERIKDADQFKVEQSVFDDATLAALYKLVQDGYVEAFGGPLSTGKEANVYHALGDDREVAVKIYRINASNFRQMRDYLEGDPRFEGLGGKKKDVVLAWTKKELANLERAKAAGVRVPEPIATERNVLVMEYIGTDDGRAKRLGEVHIENPQTAYEVMREYMRRLYSAGLIHGDLSEYNVVFDQTEGQLVFIDLGQAVTVHHPNSREFLERDCRNVAGFFSRQGMDVTEDELLEFVTSPEPDPSRN, encoded by the coding sequence ATGGGAGAGGGAACGGAATACGGGCTGGTCGACCTCGAGGAAGTCGAGACGCCGGGCGACGAGTGGGAAGAGATCGACGTCTCGGACACCGAGGCCGACCGGATCGCTCGCAAGCGCGACCGGGAGTTTGAGCAGTTCGAGGAGCGCATCAAGGACGCCGACCAGTTCAAGGTCGAGCAGTCGGTGTTCGACGATGCGACCCTCGCTGCGCTGTACAAACTCGTCCAGGACGGCTACGTCGAGGCCTTCGGCGGACCGCTGTCGACGGGCAAGGAGGCCAACGTCTATCACGCGCTGGGCGATGACCGCGAGGTCGCGGTCAAGATCTACCGGATCAACGCCTCGAACTTCCGACAGATGCGCGACTACCTCGAGGGCGACCCGCGCTTCGAGGGGCTGGGCGGCAAGAAGAAGGACGTCGTCCTCGCCTGGACGAAGAAGGAACTGGCGAACTTAGAGCGGGCGAAGGCGGCCGGCGTCCGCGTGCCCGAACCGATCGCCACCGAGCGCAACGTGTTGGTCATGGAGTACATCGGTACCGACGACGGCCGCGCGAAACGCCTCGGCGAGGTCCACATCGAGAACCCTCAGACCGCCTACGAGGTCATGCGCGAGTACATGCGCCGCCTCTACTCGGCGGGGTTGATCCACGGCGACCTCAGCGAGTACAACGTCGTCTTCGACCAGACCGAGGGCCAGCTCGTCTTCATCGACCTCGGTCAGGCCGTCACGGTCCACCACCCCAACAGCCGGGAGTTCCTCGAGCGGGACTGCCGGAACGTCGCCGGATTCTTCTCGCGGCAGGGGATGGACGTCACCGAAGACGAGTTACTCGAGTTCGTCACAAGTCCGGAGCCGGATCCCTCTCGAAACTGA
- the arcD gene encoding arginine/ornithine antiporter ArcD, translating to MALDFTPKTYDEISEDKRPSLGEALIPIAGMILFLSLGMIWLEMDPQMPLLWGIAFAGLFGRYYFGYAWSDLYDGIGRSILTGLQAILILFVIYMVISAWIDSGTIPTLMYYGLEFLSPGIFLPFTVVLSAIVAFAIGSSWTTAGTLGVAMIGVGSGLGIPEAMTAGAVLSGAYTGDKNSPLSDTTNLAAAVTNTELMDHIRAMRPGTAISFAISLLLFVVLGLSASGTIPVDRIAEIQGGLESSYAISPLTFIPLVITFALAFYGFPALPSLGAGIFAGVAVSTTVQGVGFAAAWETVHFGTSPETGVDLTDELLASGGLEGSVWVVSIVVAALALGGILQETGVLAAIAYHIGRAVSSVAGLTAGTAAGTIAMNFLAAEQYMAIVVPGMTLQNLYDEYDLESRNLSRAVEASGTTTSAFVPWGSGGVFMASALGVPVIEYAPYYFFGILSPLVLIAMGATGWGIFYKDSPERESPPEADASTPSAE from the coding sequence ATGGCACTGGACTTCACACCGAAGACCTACGACGAAATTTCCGAGGACAAGCGGCCGTCCCTGGGGGAAGCGCTCATCCCTATCGCGGGAATGATCTTGTTCCTCTCGCTCGGAATGATCTGGCTCGAGATGGACCCGCAGATGCCGCTGTTGTGGGGGATCGCCTTCGCGGGACTGTTTGGCCGGTACTACTTCGGCTACGCCTGGAGCGACCTCTACGACGGGATCGGTCGCAGTATTCTGACCGGTCTGCAGGCCATCCTCATCCTGTTCGTCATCTACATGGTCATCTCGGCGTGGATCGATTCCGGAACGATTCCCACGCTCATGTACTACGGGCTGGAGTTCCTGTCGCCGGGGATCTTCCTCCCCTTTACCGTCGTCCTCTCGGCGATCGTCGCCTTCGCGATCGGCTCGTCGTGGACGACGGCGGGGACGCTCGGCGTCGCGATGATCGGGGTCGGCTCCGGGCTCGGGATTCCGGAGGCGATGACGGCCGGCGCCGTCCTCTCGGGCGCCTACACCGGCGACAAGAACTCGCCGCTTTCGGACACCACGAACCTCGCCGCCGCGGTGACGAACACGGAACTGATGGATCACATCCGGGCGATGCGTCCTGGTACCGCGATCTCGTTCGCGATCTCACTACTCCTGTTCGTCGTGTTGGGCCTGAGCGCGAGCGGGACGATCCCCGTCGATCGGATCGCCGAGATCCAGGGCGGTCTCGAGAGCAGTTACGCGATTTCGCCGCTGACGTTCATCCCGCTGGTCATCACGTTCGCGCTCGCGTTCTACGGCTTCCCCGCGCTACCGTCGCTCGGCGCCGGGATCTTCGCCGGCGTCGCGGTCAGCACTACGGTGCAGGGCGTCGGCTTCGCCGCCGCCTGGGAGACCGTCCACTTCGGGACCAGCCCCGAAACGGGCGTCGACCTCACAGACGAACTGCTCGCGAGCGGCGGCCTCGAGGGCTCCGTGTGGGTCGTTTCGATCGTCGTGGCCGCGCTGGCGCTGGGCGGTATCCTGCAGGAAACCGGCGTGCTGGCGGCGATCGCGTACCACATCGGACGGGCCGTCAGCAGCGTCGCAGGCCTGACGGCCGGCACGGCCGCGGGAACGATCGCGATGAACTTCCTCGCCGCGGAACAGTACATGGCGATCGTCGTCCCCGGGATGACGCTGCAGAACCTGTACGACGAATACGACCTCGAGAGTCGGAACCTCTCGCGGGCAGTCGAGGCGTCCGGGACGACGACGTCGGCGTTCGTGCCCTGGGGATCCGGCGGAGTCTTCATGGCCTCGGCGCTAGGCGTGCCGGTGATCGAGTACGCCCCGTACTACTTCTTCGGCATCCTCTCGCCGCTGGTCCTGATCGCGATGGGCGCAACGGGTTGGGGAATCTTCTACAAGGACAGCCCCGAGCGAGAATCGCCGCCGGAAGCCGACGCGTCGACGCCCTCCGCCGAATAG
- a CDS encoding 2Fe-2S iron-sulfur cluster-binding protein, translating to MTSHDVTLEWTDGSTQTIAVDENESILDAAQRAGARLPYDCRKGTCITCVGRLLALEGEEAADESAEGGTERPPDADADAADAFTYRRAPAALTDQEQADGYVLLCIAHPQSDCRIEVGPRVRAEVGDSPWA from the coding sequence ATGACGAGCCACGACGTGACCCTCGAGTGGACAGACGGCTCGACGCAGACGATCGCGGTCGACGAGAACGAATCGATCCTCGACGCGGCCCAGCGGGCCGGCGCCCGACTGCCCTACGACTGCCGGAAGGGGACGTGTATCACCTGCGTCGGTCGATTGCTCGCCCTCGAGGGCGAGGAGGCCGCCGACGAGTCGGCCGAAGGCGGGACGGAACGGCCACCCGATGCCGATGCCGATGCCGCGGACGCGTTCACGTATCGGCGGGCACCGGCGGCACTGACCGACCAGGAGCAGGCGGACGGCTACGTCCTGCTCTGTATCGCGCACCCGCAGTCGGATTGTCGAATCGAAGTCGGACCGCGAGTGCGCGCCGAGGTTGGCGACAGTCCTTGGGCGTAA
- a CDS encoding selenium-binding protein SBP56-related protein: protein MSDANTPSDVEPEHEHDHHDHEGPGYATPQAAIEEGDREELAYVMSLYVGTDVDAPDFVAVVDLDPDSETYCEIVDRIELPNRGDELHHFGWNACSSSCHMEGLERRHLIVPGQRSSRIHVIDAKDRRNPELVEVIEPEEVFEYDLSAPHTVHCIPDGEILISMLGDADGELPGGFLELNDDFEIEGRWEPPGEIEMNYDYWYQPRQNVMVSSEWAAPKTYYPGFDLEDVEAGNYGQRLHFWDWEDGTVEQTIDLGEEGLIPLEVRFLHTPESTHGFVGAALSSNVFHFWRDESAASRAADDASGDEPRATGEYRAEKVIDFESREHDDWDMPVPALPTDILISMDDRYLFGSNWLHGEVWMYDISDPSNPRRADSLSVGGTFGEVQEVQGRELSAGPQMIQLSLDGERLYWTTSLFSSWDEQFYPEEGERGSVMLKADIDPRKGTMELDEDFLVDWGECPAGPARAHEIRWPDGDCTSDVWQ from the coding sequence ATGAGTGATGCTAACACACCCAGCGACGTCGAACCGGAGCATGAGCACGACCACCACGACCACGAGGGCCCTGGCTACGCGACGCCCCAAGCCGCCATCGAGGAGGGCGACCGAGAGGAACTGGCCTACGTGATGAGCCTCTACGTCGGCACGGACGTTGACGCGCCGGACTTCGTCGCGGTCGTCGACCTCGATCCCGACTCCGAGACCTACTGCGAGATCGTCGACCGCATCGAACTGCCCAACCGCGGCGACGAACTCCACCACTTCGGGTGGAACGCCTGCTCGTCGTCGTGTCACATGGAGGGCCTCGAACGGCGACACCTGATCGTTCCCGGTCAGCGCTCCTCGCGGATCCACGTAATCGACGCGAAGGATCGGCGCAATCCCGAACTCGTCGAGGTGATCGAACCCGAGGAGGTCTTCGAGTACGACCTCTCGGCGCCCCACACCGTCCACTGCATCCCGGACGGGGAGATCCTGATCAGTATGCTCGGCGACGCCGACGGCGAACTGCCGGGCGGGTTCCTCGAACTGAACGACGACTTCGAGATCGAGGGCCGGTGGGAGCCGCCGGGCGAGATCGAGATGAACTACGACTACTGGTACCAGCCCCGCCAGAACGTGATGGTCTCGAGCGAGTGGGCCGCCCCCAAAACGTACTATCCGGGCTTCGACCTCGAGGACGTCGAGGCCGGCAACTACGGCCAGCGGCTCCACTTCTGGGACTGGGAGGACGGCACCGTCGAGCAGACCATCGACCTCGGCGAGGAGGGGCTGATCCCGCTCGAGGTGCGCTTTCTCCACACCCCCGAGTCGACCCACGGGTTCGTCGGCGCTGCGCTGTCGTCGAACGTGTTCCACTTCTGGCGGGACGAGAGCGCGGCGTCACGCGCCGCGGATGACGCGAGCGGTGATGAACCGCGAGCGACGGGCGAGTACCGCGCCGAGAAGGTGATCGACTTCGAGTCTCGCGAGCACGACGACTGGGACATGCCCGTCCCTGCGCTCCCGACGGACATTCTGATCTCGATGGACGACCGCTACCTGTTCGGTTCGAACTGGCTCCACGGCGAGGTCTGGATGTACGACATTTCGGACCCGTCGAACCCGCGGCGGGCCGACTCGCTGTCGGTCGGGGGCACCTTCGGCGAGGTGCAAGAGGTCCAGGGCCGCGAACTGTCCGCGGGTCCCCAGATGATCCAGCTCTCGCTGGACGGCGAACGGCTCTACTGGACTACCTCGCTGTTCTCCTCGTGGGACGAGCAGTTCTACCCCGAGGAGGGCGAACGCGGCTCGGTGATGCTGAAGGCCGACATCGACCCCCGCAAGGGGACGATGGAACTCGACGAGGACTTCCTCGTCGACTGGGGCGAGTGCCCGGCGGGACCGGCCCGCGCCCACGAAATTCGGTGGCCCGACGGCGACTGCACGAGCGACGTCTGGCAGTGA
- a CDS encoding 2Fe-2S iron-sulfur cluster-binding protein, translating to MVRQHHDVTLEWPDADRETRTIAVSEDETVLEAAKRADIALPFGCRTGACGTCTGRLLEVDGAEPAAGDDGRSTVGIDGAFSYRRSPRALKDRHRDAGYVLLCIASPRADCRIAVGASVHTELVDNPWK from the coding sequence ATGGTGAGACAGCACCACGACGTGACCCTCGAGTGGCCCGATGCCGACCGCGAGACGCGGACCATCGCGGTCAGCGAGGACGAGACGGTTCTCGAGGCCGCCAAGCGCGCCGACATCGCCCTTCCCTTTGGCTGTCGCACCGGCGCCTGCGGGACCTGTACGGGGCGGCTGCTCGAGGTCGACGGAGCGGAGCCGGCGGCCGGCGACGACGGACGCAGTACGGTCGGAATCGACGGCGCGTTCTCGTATCGTCGCTCGCCTCGAGCGCTGAAGGACCGACACCGTGACGCGGGCTACGTCCTGCTGTGCATCGCCTCGCCGCGAGCAGACTGTCGGATCGCCGTCGGTGCGAGCGTCCACACCGAACTGGTAGACAACCCGTGGAAGTGA
- the ligA gene encoding NAD-dependent DNA ligase LigA produces the protein MSVADEDAENPYLRDPPTDFAPVEELSEDEAREQVELLREAVREHDRRYYVESEPLIADRTYDALFARLRDLEDAFGLEHPDSPTRSVGGEPIEEFDTVEHVAPMLSIDQSGEEEDVREFADRVRREVGDVQYVCEPKFDGVSMEFVYEDGRLERAATRGDGREGDDVTRNARTIGSVPQKLHGDYPDFLAVRGEVYMPKDAFQRHNRTRIERGEEPFANPRNATAGTIRQLDPAVVADRPLEVFFFDVLEASDLEDSHSAELERFPEWGLRVTEHVELVDDIDEAIDYRDRMLEARDDLNYEIDGTVIKVDARDAREELGRTARHDRYAFAYKFPARAEVTPIVDVAVQVGRTGRLTPVALLEPVDVGGVTVSRASLHNPEEIAEKNVGIGDTVRVQRAGDVIPYVEEVVEKDGEGHYELPDHCPICDSAVERDGPMAFCTGGLACDAQLRRSIEYYAGDDGLDLEGLGEKSVRQLVDAGLLESVADLYELDREDLTALEGWGETSAENVLDEIEASREPPLADFLSALGIPHVGPTTARELAREFGTFDAFREAADAEPERLEDVPDVGETVAEQLHEFFTSEANAAAVGDLLEQVSPQESDLESGGDELEGLTFVFTGSLEGVTRSEAQETVEAHGANATGSVSGNTDYLVVGENPGQTKRDDAEANDVPIVDEGEFRELLAEYGIDLE, from the coding sequence ATGTCTGTCGCCGACGAGGACGCGGAGAACCCGTACCTCCGGGATCCGCCGACCGACTTCGCCCCGGTCGAGGAGCTCTCGGAGGACGAGGCCCGCGAACAGGTCGAACTGCTCCGGGAGGCCGTCCGCGAACACGACCGCCGGTACTACGTCGAGAGCGAACCGCTGATCGCCGACCGGACCTACGACGCGCTGTTCGCCCGCCTGCGGGACCTCGAGGACGCCTTCGGGCTCGAACACCCCGACAGCCCGACGCGAAGCGTCGGCGGCGAGCCCATCGAGGAGTTCGACACGGTTGAGCACGTCGCGCCGATGCTCTCGATCGACCAGAGCGGCGAGGAGGAAGACGTTCGCGAGTTCGCGGACCGCGTGCGCCGCGAAGTGGGTGATGTCCAGTACGTCTGCGAACCCAAGTTCGACGGCGTCTCGATGGAGTTCGTCTACGAGGACGGCCGCCTCGAGCGCGCGGCGACCCGCGGGGACGGCCGCGAGGGCGACGACGTGACGCGCAACGCACGCACGATCGGCTCCGTTCCCCAGAAGCTCCACGGCGACTACCCCGATTTCCTCGCCGTTCGGGGCGAGGTCTACATGCCCAAGGACGCCTTTCAGAGGCACAACCGCACGCGCATCGAGCGCGGCGAGGAGCCCTTCGCCAACCCGCGCAACGCCACCGCGGGGACGATCCGCCAGCTCGATCCCGCCGTCGTCGCCGACCGTCCCCTCGAGGTGTTCTTCTTCGACGTGCTCGAGGCCAGCGACCTCGAGGACAGCCACAGCGCCGAACTCGAGCGCTTTCCCGAGTGGGGGCTGCGGGTCACTGAACACGTCGAACTCGTGGACGACATCGACGAGGCGATCGACTATCGCGACCGGATGCTCGAGGCCCGCGACGACCTGAACTACGAGATCGACGGCACCGTCATCAAGGTCGACGCCCGCGACGCCCGCGAGGAGTTGGGCCGGACGGCGCGCCACGACCGCTACGCGTTCGCCTACAAGTTCCCCGCCCGCGCCGAGGTGACGCCCATCGTCGACGTGGCGGTGCAGGTGGGACGTACCGGTCGGCTGACGCCGGTCGCCCTCTTGGAACCGGTGGACGTCGGCGGCGTGACGGTCTCGCGGGCGAGCCTGCACAACCCCGAGGAGATCGCCGAGAAGAACGTCGGGATCGGCGACACGGTCCGCGTCCAGCGGGCCGGCGACGTCATCCCATACGTCGAAGAGGTCGTCGAGAAGGACGGCGAGGGTCACTACGAGCTGCCCGACCACTGTCCCATCTGCGACAGCGCCGTCGAGCGCGACGGTCCGATGGCCTTCTGTACCGGCGGCCTCGCCTGCGACGCCCAGCTCCGGCGGTCGATCGAGTACTACGCCGGCGACGACGGGCTCGACCTCGAGGGGCTCGGCGAGAAGAGCGTCCGCCAACTGGTCGACGCCGGCCTCCTCGAGTCCGTCGCGGACCTCTACGAACTCGACCGCGAGGACCTCACGGCCCTCGAGGGCTGGGGTGAGACGAGCGCCGAGAACGTCCTCGACGAAATCGAGGCCAGCCGCGAGCCGCCGCTCGCCGACTTCCTCTCGGCGCTCGGCATCCCTCACGTCGGGCCGACGACGGCCCGCGAACTCGCCCGCGAGTTCGGCACGTTCGACGCGTTCCGCGAGGCCGCCGATGCCGAGCCCGAACGCCTCGAGGACGTGCCGGACGTCGGCGAGACCGTCGCCGAACAGCTCCACGAGTTCTTCACCAGCGAGGCCAACGCCGCGGCGGTCGGCGACTTGCTCGAGCAAGTCTCGCCCCAGGAGTCAGACCTCGAGAGCGGCGGCGACGAACTCGAGGGCCTGACGTTCGTCTTCACGGGGTCGCTCGAGGGAGTCACCCGCAGCGAGGCCCAGGAGACCGTCGAAGCTCACGGCGCCAACGCGACGGGCAGCGTCTCGGGGAACACGGACTACCTCGTCGTCGGCGAGAATCCGGGACAGACCAAACGCGACGACGCCGAAGCGAACGACGTCCCAATTGTCGACGAGGGCGAGTTCCGCGAGCTGCTGGCGGAGTACGGGATCGACCTCGAGTGA
- a CDS encoding multidrug transporter, with the protein MTFSIGRSSSSIGTATGLAVALVAIVGTQFLGWEWGSGQLVPTLIGVVAAVVALVTVLSRRD; encoded by the coding sequence ATGACGTTTTCCATCGGCCGAAGCTCGTCCTCGATCGGCACCGCGACCGGACTGGCCGTCGCGCTCGTCGCGATTGTCGGCACCCAGTTCCTCGGCTGGGAGTGGGGCAGCGGCCAACTCGTTCCCACGCTCATCGGCGTCGTCGCCGCCGTGGTTGCCCTCGTCACGGTCCTCAGCCGGCGTGACTGA
- a CDS encoding ArsA family ATPase, translated as MTDCIFYGGKGGVGKTTCAAATAVRLAEGGRETLVVSTDPAHSLSDSLEVDLGAEPRKLEDVGDSGGDGSLWAVEIDPDTQKERYEKLARALAKDLRSAGIRLDDEEVRRLFASGAPAGSDEIAALDLLVEYVDEGDWDVVVFDTAPTGHTLRLFDMPEVMGLALETAQSLRGQAKRIGNAARTAVLGPMSMMGSSSDDEEESLEAFRARLERARDLLTDPERTEFRVVLLPEGMAIAESERLVGTLREADVRVDRLVVNRVFEDPEDDCSRCQSRHQRHLKRVEEVRETFPDLEVVTLPEREGEVQGLEAVAEIAARLPAEV; from the coding sequence GTGACCGACTGCATCTTCTACGGCGGCAAGGGCGGCGTCGGCAAGACGACCTGCGCGGCGGCGACCGCCGTCCGACTGGCCGAGGGTGGCCGGGAGACGCTGGTCGTCTCGACCGACCCGGCCCACTCGCTGTCGGACTCCCTCGAGGTCGATCTCGGAGCCGAACCCCGCAAACTCGAGGACGTCGGCGATAGCGGCGGTGACGGCAGTCTCTGGGCCGTCGAGATCGATCCCGACACCCAGAAGGAACGGTACGAAAAACTGGCGCGAGCGCTCGCGAAGGACCTCCGCAGCGCCGGCATTCGGCTGGACGACGAGGAAGTCCGACGGCTGTTCGCCTCGGGCGCGCCGGCCGGCAGCGACGAAATTGCGGCCCTCGATCTGCTCGTCGAATACGTCGACGAGGGCGACTGGGACGTGGTCGTCTTCGACACCGCGCCGACGGGCCACACCCTTCGACTATTCGACATGCCCGAGGTGATGGGGCTGGCCCTCGAGACGGCCCAGTCGCTGCGCGGGCAGGCCAAGCGGATCGGCAACGCCGCCCGGACGGCCGTCCTCGGCCCGATGTCGATGATGGGCAGCAGTAGCGACGACGAGGAGGAAAGTCTCGAAGCGTTTCGCGCCCGTCTCGAGCGCGCTCGCGACCTGCTGACCGACCCCGAACGGACGGAGTTTCGCGTCGTCCTCCTCCCGGAGGGGATGGCCATCGCCGAGTCCGAACGGCTGGTGGGGACGCTACGGGAAGCCGACGTTCGGGTCGACCGCCTCGTCGTGAATCGGGTCTTCGAGGATCCCGAGGACGACTGCTCGCGGTGTCAGTCGCGCCACCAGCGTCATCTGAAGCGGGTCGAAGAGGTCCGGGAGACGTTTCCCGACCTCGAGGTCGTCACGCTGCCCGAACGGGAGGGCGAGGTGCAGGGCCTCGAGGCGGTCGCGGAGATCGCGGCGCGGTTGCCCGCCGAGGTGTGA
- a CDS encoding ABC transporter permease: MSTETAAGSSGSGSGSASSSVNLESVRAVAKKDFQDAVRSWLFWGLSVFFFLLLVGVTGGISYFGAEVSPTQAETTGALVSLVSQMTKVIIPLIALVLGWKAIAGERETGSIKVLLSLPHSRKDVLLGKLLGRAAVLSLSLIVGFVLAAVAVAAILGSFDVVEYAGLLAMAILYGLAYTSIAVSLSSMTKSTTVAGAAVFGVFLLFYGVWNFLLQIINFLVSRGTINGVEYTRTFEMPNGATEQITTQRAPDWALFIDSLDPGNAFANALSIISDTVTGTTYPGYYFPDGMPFFLEDWFSFIILLLWIVVPLAVALWRFDRVDL, from the coding sequence ATGAGTACCGAGACCGCAGCCGGATCATCGGGGTCGGGATCGGGATCGGCCTCGAGTTCCGTGAATCTCGAGAGCGTCCGCGCCGTCGCGAAGAAGGACTTTCAGGACGCCGTCCGCTCGTGGCTGTTCTGGGGACTGAGCGTCTTCTTCTTCCTGTTGCTGGTCGGCGTCACGGGCGGGATCTCGTACTTCGGCGCCGAGGTCTCGCCGACGCAGGCGGAGACGACGGGGGCGCTCGTCTCGCTGGTCAGCCAGATGACGAAGGTCATCATTCCGCTGATCGCGCTGGTGCTTGGCTGGAAGGCCATCGCCGGCGAGCGAGAGACCGGGAGCATCAAGGTGTTGCTCTCGCTGCCCCACTCGCGAAAGGACGTGCTCCTGGGCAAACTGCTCGGCCGAGCGGCCGTGCTGTCGCTGTCGCTGATCGTCGGGTTCGTCCTCGCGGCCGTCGCCGTCGCCGCGATCCTCGGGAGCTTCGACGTGGTCGAGTACGCCGGACTGCTCGCGATGGCGATCCTCTACGGCCTCGCCTACACCAGTATCGCCGTCTCGCTCTCCTCGATGACCAAGTCGACGACGGTCGCCGGCGCCGCGGTCTTCGGCGTCTTCCTGCTGTTTTATGGAGTTTGGAACTTCCTACTTCAGATTATTAATTTTCTGGTCTCCAGGGGAACGATCAACGGCGTCGAGTACACGCGGACCTTCGAGATGCCAAACGGAGCGACCGAACAGATAACCACCCAACGCGCGCCCGACTGGGCGCTGTTCATCGACTCGCTCGATCCGGGCAACGCCTTCGCGAACGCGCTCTCGATCATCAGCGACACCGTCACGGGAACGACGTATCCGGGCTACTACTTCCCGGACGGCATGCCGTTCTTCCTCGAGGACTGGTTCTCCTTTATCATCCTGCTGCTGTGGATCGTCGTCCCGCTCGCGGTCGCGCTCTGGCGGTTCGACCGCGTCGACCTGTAG